One Brassica napus cultivar Da-Ae chromosome C2, Da-Ae, whole genome shotgun sequence DNA window includes the following coding sequences:
- the LOC111198066 gene encoding glutathione S-transferase T3 yields MSLVSFDEDVRGRKATDSTSSKLLSFHYTFETSQQSLRHEVSASDASLFGDGNEDAETVSVRKERHKWNPTEDGVLISVWLNTSKDPVVANEQKAIAFWKRIAAYYAASPKVADLQERGSTECKGRWVKINEAVCKFVGSYEAATKQRSSGQNENDVLKLAHEIFYNDYKVKFTMEHAWLELHHDHKWSGVNSTKDNVYSKRRKLNDQSSTSVPVSYGDYEARPIGVKAAKGKGKKNMEEASDFRRGNEGEGGV; encoded by the exons ATGAGTTTGGTCTCGTTTGATGAGGATGTGCGTGGAAGAAAGGCAACAGATTCAACTTCATCAAAGCTTTTGTCTTTCCATTACACATTTGAGACGAG TCAACAGTCTCTGCGTCATGAAGTCTCTGCGTCGGATGCCTCTCTGTTCGGAGATGGCAACGAAGATGCAGAGACTGTGTCAGTCCGTAAAGAGAGACATAAATGGAATCCAACAGAAGATGGTGTGCTAATAAGTGTCTGGTTGAACACCTCCAAAGACCCCGTGGTTGCGAATGAACAGAAAGCAATAGCGTTTTGGAAACGTATTGCTGCTTATTATGCTGCGAGTCCAAAGGTGGCGGATTTACAAGAGAGAGGGTCCACAGAGTGTAAAGGAAGATGGGTGAAGATTAATGAGGCCGTGTGTAAGTTTGTTGGCTCTTATGAAGCTGCAACGAAACAAAGATCGAGTGGACAGAACGAGAATGACGTTTTGAAGCTGGCGCACGAGATTTTTTACAATGACTACAAGGTCAAGTTCACCATGGAGCATGCATGGTTGGAGCTTCACCATGATCATAAATGGAGTGGAGTTAATTCTACTAAGGATAACGTCTACTCAAAGAGAAGGAAGTTGAACGACCAGTCATCAACCTCTGTGCCAGTAAGCTATGGAGATTATGAGGCTCGGCCAATAGGTGTTAAAGCAGCAAagggaaaaggaaaaaaaaacatggaggAAGCAAGCGACTTTAGAAGAGGAAATGAAGGAGAGGGTGGAGTTTGA